Sequence from the Leptospira johnsonii genome:
TTATAGGAAACGATCCTACTACTTTGGGAATCATAGATTCTATGAAACTCAAAACCGAAGACGGAAGTATAAAACCGATTCCTGCCACGGTTGTTGCCACAGAGAACAAAGGTGTAGAGAACGAAACCATTGTTAAAATTGGAAACGATGTCTTCGGTAAAATTTACGAAGAAGAGAATTCCATCAAGGTCCGACTTTATACTGGAGAAAAACCGATCTCTTCTAAATCCGGTCCAAGCACTTCTGCGGCGTCCAACGCTTCCTTAGAAGCGGGAGAATCCAGTCTACTTCTGACTGTATTGATCGCATTGGGAGTCGTGGGGATCGGAATGATCGCAATTTTTGTATTCCTACTTTAAGTCAGGTCTTTCCTATGCAACTTTTTGGATGGAGAGAATCCAGCTTAGTAAAATCATAGCCCTATCGACGGATTACGATATGAAATCTCGCATTAAATTGACCATTACTTATATTATTCCTTTCGTACTTCTGCTGGTCAGCGGATTTCAACTTTTCCTCCAACCTACATTTCTGAATACAAACGACACAGCTACAATGGAAGCATTGTTGGATGGGACTGCGAGAGAGCCTATCTCCGGATTTTATTTCCAAGGTGGAGCGATCTCTCAAATGCTTCTAACTGAAAAGATCATAAAAGAGATAGAAGATCCAAACCTTCCGGCTGATTCCCAACCGGATGAGATCAAAAATAGATTAGGTAGAGTTCTGCTCGGACAAAAAATGCAGATCTTCTTTTATCTGTTCTTAGCTATCCTTTCTTTGACTTCTTTTCTTTCTCTTTATTTCAGAGCATTCTTTTACACATTCTTAAATAGGGTCCTGTACTTTTTCGGTTTTATTCACGGACTTTTTAGTATGCCGAATATCGCTTTAGCCGGGGCAAGTTCTGGAAGAACGGAAGATCTTTTTTGGGTGATACCTTCTCTATTCTTAGCATTCGCCTGGATTATAGGTATGGTTTATCTGATGTTTACCATCGGAAAACTTTTCTCGAAAGAAGATTCGGATCGTTTTCATTCTCTTAAAAATCTGAGAGAAGATGAATCTGAATTTAGATCCGAAAGTAGCTGGAACTATTCTTTTGCAACTGCACTTCTCCATTTTTTAGGGATTGTGGCATTGGGGACCTTGATCGGAAATATAGTTTATATTCCTCTATTCGTTATCCAGAAAAATTATTCTGAACCTTTCGGGATTTTGATCGCAGGCGCGGTTATCGCTGTTTCCGCATTTTATATTCGGAATTATCTCAAATTCGGAAAAAGTCCTGAGTTAAGCACTTACCAAAATTTGGCTTTGGGCATCAGCTATTTACAGGTTAGATTTATCAGGATCTCTTTGATGATACTTTTAGTCCTGATTTTGGTGGTTGTATTTATCCTTTTCTTATTCATTCTGCTTACGATCAATTTCGGAATATTAGAATCCCTGTTTCCATCCATCGATAGTAGACAAAATCTCTAAAGCGTTCTTTCCCAACCAATAACAAAGAACAATATGAGAAAAAGCTAAAACAGAATAACTCAATCTGTCTAGCACTCTTCTAAATGCGATAAATATCCCCAAATGGGTTACAATCAGGGAAAGTATAAAACCTTCTCCTGCATAATGGTTCAGAGTGAGATAAACGCTTAAATAAATCGTAATGATAAAGAATCCCCAGGCTGCAAACTTCTCGAGTTTGAGATTTCTGGGGTCCATTTATATTATCCGCAGTGAGATTCTTTTTTCTGAACTTCGCAAAGAACTTTCCCTGCAGGGGAAAAGATAGTCCTGGATAAGAAATTACCACTCTCATCGAAAACTTCTACAGACTCGGTTTGTCTGTTCGGGAAATAATAGAACCAGGTGCGGATCTTTCTTCCTTTGGAATAATAACCTGAATATTCCAATTCTCCGTCTTTGAAGTATTTCTGCCAAAAATCGGATTTTTGTCCGTTCTTATAATTGCCTTTTACTTCCAGAGTTCCTTGAGGATAATATCTCTCATACGGACCTTCTTCGTTTCCTTCATCCCCATTAATTTGGGCGAATTCGTCTTTGATCTGGCTTCCGAAGCTTTGTTTGATATAAGGTTTGCCGTCCGCAAAATACCAAACCCAGTCACCAATCTTGGAACCGTGCTCGTATTTTCCTTGGGAAGAGATACCTTCTTCGGATCTGAGATAGGATTTACATAGTCCGTGATAGAGTTTATTCTCATCCAATGGGCATTCAAAATACAACTTTCCATTATCGTAATATATTCTGGCGAGTCCGGGCTCGTTCAGGATATAAGCGTTCATGTTTTTGTCGTACTTTGCACCTGCAGGAAGGCCATGAGGTTTTTCCGCGGATTCGCAAAAAAACGCAAAGGAGCAAACGAAGAATATTATAAATTTTGAAAATTTCATCTAGTCGATGGTGAATTTTTTGGTCACGAGAATTTCTCCATTCTCGTCCTTGATCTCTGCTTCGTAAGCGCCTTCGTCGTCGAAGAAAGAATCGTCATAGTAGGTTTGGAATTTATCGAATCTGCGTTTGAATTCTTTTTCTTGAACGCTGATCTCTTCCTTGGTTTCGTCCACCTTGTAGATCGTAAGTCTGATCTTATCAGGAGAAAACCAACCACCTCTTTTATAATAAATGAAAAAGTCTTGTCCGTGAGTGAAATGATATTCTTTTTCAGAACCCATTCCGGAAACCTTATCCGGAGTCATTTTATCTACGTCCATATAGATCTCGTGTTTAGAAGGCCAAAGCCACCAAACAAAGATCAATACCAAGAAGACACCGAGAATGCGGATCCATTTTTTATTTCCGTTAGAATCGCGGAGTCCCGTTTGTGTGTATTCTTCTATCCTCATACCGTTGTTTAGCTTGAAAATGGGCTCTTTTTTGGGCAATTGTTTTTCCCGGCTTTCGGGCGATTCAGAAGGAGCAGAATCGGTCTCCGACTTGGAACTTTGTTCAGGAACAGCTGGCTTGTCCGGGGTTTTTGGATCCGGTTTTTCTTCCGGGGAAACTTCTCCCCCTAATGTTTTTTTGACGGCTGCTCCTGCCGCTTTTTTTAATAAATCCTTCTTACCCGCCAAAAGAGTAGACCTCGTCTGTGAATTGTTGGTAGGCCTTGGTCGTTTTGTTTTTTGGCTGGTACTCGTACAAAGACTGGTTCAATAAATGCGCTTCTTCGACAGCTACGGAAGGAGGAATTTTAGATTCGAATAAACGAAGATGTTCTTCAATCATAGGAACGACCGTTTGAGACATCGTGGTCCTCTGTTGGAATAAGGTCAATAATGCTCCTAAAATTTTCAGTCCCGGGTTAAACCTTTTTACTGTATGATTTTTGGCTTCTAAGATCGCTTCTATCCCATCCAAAGAAAATTTTGAGATCTGCAATGGAACAATTAGTCCGGTCGCTGCAACAAAAGCATTCATAGTAATTAAAGAAAGACTAGGCGGACAATCGATCACTACCCAATCAAACTCATTCTGAACCGTTTCCAAAGCTTCCTTTAGAACAAAAAAGCCGTCCATTTTTCCGGAAAGCAGAACATCTATCTGAGAAAGTTTAGAAGACGCCGGCAGCAAACTCAAACCTGGAATCCTGGTCGGGGTGATCAGTTCGCGAATTGGGACCTTCTCGCTAAAAAGCAAAAAAGAGTCCTTACCATTCTTGGAAGAAGATTCCGGGAACACGGAACTCGCGTTGTTCTGGGCATCCAGGTCGATGAGTAAAACCCTTTCTCCCTTTCTGGCAAGACCCACGGCAAGATGGACGGACGTGGTGGTTTTTCCCACTCCCCCTTTTTGATTGGCTATACAAAGAGTTTGTTTCATTCAAAAATCCGTTGCCGGTACTGGTCCTCTTGGAAGAATAACTCCATAGGCCTCTAAAATTTCAAGGATAAGGAAAAATTTCCGGATCTTTCGGAAACTGAGGCAAGGGAGCTCTAATGGAATACGAAGTAATCATCGGTTTGGAAGTACACGCTCAATTAAACACGGATTCCAAAGTTTTCTCCGATAGTCCTTCTAAATTCGGAGCAGCTCCTAATTCTCAGGTTTCCTCAGTTTGTTTGGGACTTCCAGGCTCTTTACCTGTCTTAAACGAAGAAGCTTTGACCAAGGCAATCATGGCGGGCTTGGCATTCGGTTCCAATATCACTCTTCATACTAAGTTCGATAGAAAAAATTATTTTTATCCGGATCTTCCCAAAGGGTACCAAATTTCGCAATTCGACAGACCTATCTGCGAAGGTGGTAAGATCACTTTTACCGTTAAGGGAGAAGACCAACCTAGATCCGTAAATCTCACACGCATTCATATAGAAGAAGATGCCGGAAAATTAATACACTCCGCTGATCCTAAAATCCCTCAGTCTTATGTGGACTTGAATCGTGCAGGAACTCCTTTGATTGAGATCGTTTCAGAACCGGAAATGCGTTCTTCCGACGAGGCATATTATTATCTTTTAGCTCTTAAATCAGTTCTTAGATATATTAGAGTTTCTGATTGTAATATGGAAGAAGGTTCTCTCCGCTGCGACGCAAACGTTTCCATTCGCCCGAAAGGTTCGGACAAATTCGGAACAAGAGTAGAGATCAAAAACCTGAACTCATTCAAAGCAGTCAAAGCAGCTATCGATTATGAAGTAGAATGGCAAAGAGATATGTATTCTCAGGGAAAAACCTTTCCTCAACAAACCAAACTTTGGGACTCTGCTTCTAACGTGACTCTCACAATGAGAACCAAAGAGATGAGCCATGACTATAGATATTTTCCTGATCCGGACCTTCCTCCAGTCATTCTTACCAAAGAAACAGTCGAAGATATCCGCAAATCTCTTCCGGAACTGCCTGATGCAAGAAGAGACAGATTCGTAGAAAAGTTAGGACTTCCTAAATACGAT
This genomic interval carries:
- a CDS encoding toxin-antitoxin system YwqK family antitoxin translates to MKFSKFIIFFVCSFAFFCESAEKPHGLPAGAKYDKNMNAYILNEPGLARIYYDNGKLYFECPLDENKLYHGLCKSYLRSEEGISSQGKYEHGSKIGDWVWYFADGKPYIKQSFGSQIKDEFAQINGDEGNEEGPYERYYPQGTLEVKGNYKNGQKSDFWQKYFKDGELEYSGYYSKGRKIRTWFYYFPNRQTESVEVFDESGNFLSRTIFSPAGKVLCEVQKKESHCG
- a CDS encoding ParA family protein, with amino-acid sequence MKQTLCIANQKGGVGKTTTSVHLAVGLARKGERVLLIDLDAQNNASSVFPESSSKNGKDSFLLFSEKVPIRELITPTRIPGLSLLPASSKLSQIDVLLSGKMDGFFVLKEALETVQNEFDWVVIDCPPSLSLITMNAFVAATGLIVPLQISKFSLDGIEAILEAKNHTVKRFNPGLKILGALLTLFQQRTTMSQTVVPMIEEHLRLFESKIPPSVAVEEAHLLNQSLYEYQPKNKTTKAYQQFTDEVYSFGG
- a CDS encoding LIC_10230 family protein codes for the protein MKSRIKLTITYIIPFVLLLVSGFQLFLQPTFLNTNDTATMEALLDGTAREPISGFYFQGGAISQMLLTEKIIKEIEDPNLPADSQPDEIKNRLGRVLLGQKMQIFFYLFLAILSLTSFLSLYFRAFFYTFLNRVLYFFGFIHGLFSMPNIALAGASSGRTEDLFWVIPSLFLAFAWIIGMVYLMFTIGKLFSKEDSDRFHSLKNLREDESEFRSESSWNYSFATALLHFLGIVALGTLIGNIVYIPLFVIQKNYSEPFGILIAGAVIAVSAFYIRNYLKFGKSPELSTYQNLALGISYLQVRFIRISLMILLVLILVVVFILFLFILLTINFGILESLFPSIDSRQNL
- the gatB gene encoding Asp-tRNA(Asn)/Glu-tRNA(Gln) amidotransferase subunit GatB, producing MEYEVIIGLEVHAQLNTDSKVFSDSPSKFGAAPNSQVSSVCLGLPGSLPVLNEEALTKAIMAGLAFGSNITLHTKFDRKNYFYPDLPKGYQISQFDRPICEGGKITFTVKGEDQPRSVNLTRIHIEEDAGKLIHSADPKIPQSYVDLNRAGTPLIEIVSEPEMRSSDEAYYYLLALKSVLRYIRVSDCNMEEGSLRCDANVSIRPKGSDKFGTRVEIKNLNSFKAVKAAIDYEVEWQRDMYSQGKTFPQQTKLWDSASNVTLTMRTKEMSHDYRYFPDPDLPPVILTKETVEDIRKSLPELPDARRDRFVEKLGLPKYDADVLTAEREIADYYESALKVSGDPKKTSNWVKDEVLGIVNKESITISEFKVGPERIGGLVKLIADGKISGKIGKTVFEEMLGTDKDPETIVTEKNLIVVRDDKEIERIVDEAIAANEDAVQKYKSGKDRALGAIVGYVMKVSKGKADPNLVNQMLLDKLGPLPPKG